The following proteins are encoded in a genomic region of Dasypus novemcinctus isolate mDasNov1 chromosome 3, mDasNov1.1.hap2, whole genome shotgun sequence:
- the ALDH1A3 gene encoding retinaldehyde dehydrogenase 3, which produces MATTNGAVENGQPDRKPPVLPRPIRNLEVKFTKIFINNEWHESKSGKKFATYNPSTLEKICDVEEGDKADVDKAVEAAQAAFQRGSPWRRLDALSRGQLLYQLADLVERDRSILATLETMDTGKPFLHAFFIDLEGCIKTLRYFAGWADKIQGRTIPTDDNVVCFTRHEPIGVCGAITPWNFPLLMLVWKLAPALCCGNTMVVKPAEQTPLTALYLSSLIKEVGFPPGVVNIVTGFGPTVGAAISSHPQIDKIAFTGSTEVGKLVKEAASRSNLKRVTLELGGKNPCIVCADADLDLAVECAHQGVFFNQGQCCTAASRVFVEEQVYAEFVRRSVECAERRPVGDPFDVRTEQGPQIDQKQFDKILDLIESGKREGAKLECGGSAKEDRGLFIKPTVFSEVTDNMRIAKEEIFGPVQPILKFKNIEEVIKRANSIEYGLTAAVFTKNLDKALKVASALESGTVWINCYNAIYAQAPFGGFKMSGNGRELGEYALSEYTEVKTVTIKLDDKDH; this is translated from the exons ATGGCCACCACCAACGGGGCGGTGGAGAACGGACAACCCGACAGAAAGCCTCCTGTCCTGCCGCGCCCCATCCGTAACCTGGAGGTCAAGTTCACCAAG ATATTTATCAACAACGAATGGCACGAATCCAAGAGTGGAAAAAAGTTTGCCACATACAACCCTTCAACTTTAGAGAAAATATGTGACGTGGAAGAAGGAGATAAG GCCGACGTGGACAAGGCGGTGGAGGCCGCGCAGGCTGCCTTCCAGAGGGGCTCGCCCTGGCGCCGGCTGGATGCCCTAAGCCGCGGCCAGCTGCTGTACCAGCTGGCGGACCTGGTGGAGAGGGACCGCTCCATCCTGGCT ACCCTGGAGACGATGGATACAGGGAAGCCCTTTCTTCATGCCTTCTTCATCGACCTGGAGGGCTGTATCAAAACCCTCAGATACTTTGCAGGATGGGCTGACAAAATACAGGGCAGGACCATCCCCACAG ATGACAATGTTGTTTGCTTCACCAGGCATGAACCCATAGGCGTGTGTGGAGCCATTACCCCC TGGAACTTCCCCCTGCTGATGCTGGTGTGGAAGCTGGCACCTGCCCTCTGCTGCGGGAACACCATGGTGGTGAAGCCAGCGGAGCAGACGCCCCTCACCGCCCTTTATCTCAGCTCTCTGATCAAAGAG GTCGGGTTCCCTCCTGGTGTGGTGAACATCGTGACCGGATTTGGGCCCACAGTGGGAGCAGCAATTTCTTCTCACCCCCAAATTGACAAGATTGCTTTCACAGGGTCCACAGAG GTTGGAAAACTAGTGAAAGAAGCTGCCTCCCGAAGCAATCTGAAGAGGGTGACACTGGAACTGGGAGGGAAAAACCCCTGCATTGTGTGTGCTGATGCTGACT TGGACTTGGCAGTGGAGTGTGCCCATCAGGGAGTGTTCTTCAACCAGGGCCAGTGCTGCACAGCGGCCTCCAGGGTATTCGTGGAGGAGCAGGTCTATGCCGAGTTTGTCCGGCGAAGCGTGGAGTGTGCTGAGAGACGGCCGGTTGGGGACCCCTTCGATGTCAGGACTGAGCAGGGCCCCCAG atTGATCAGAAGCAGTTCGACAAAATCCTTGATCTGATCGAgagtgggaagagggagggagccAAGCTTGAATGTGGGGGATCGGCCAAGGAAGATAGGGGACTCTTCATCAAACCCACCGTCTTCTCAGAAGTGACAGACAACATGCGGATTGCCAAAGAGGAG ATTTTTGGACCAGTGCAGCCAATATTAAAGttcaaaaatattgaagaagTGATAAAAAGAGCAAATAGCATTGAATATGGACTTACAGCAGCTGTGTTCACAAAGAATCTTGACAAAGCACTGAAAGTGGCTTCTGCATTAGAATCTGGAACAGTCTG gATCAATTGCTACAATGCAATCTATGCACAGGCTCCATTTGGTGGCTTCAAAATGTCGGGAAATGGCAGAGAACT